Proteins encoded together in one Meles meles chromosome 7, mMelMel3.1 paternal haplotype, whole genome shotgun sequence window:
- the ANKRD33 gene encoding photoreceptor ankyrin repeat protein, whose protein sequence is MVACYRGFESVVALLSRCPFLDVNQQDKEGDTALMLAAQAGHVPLVSLLLNYYPGLDLERRDQRGLTALMKAAVRNRSECVAALLMAGADLTAVDPLRGKTALEWALLTDSFDTVQRIRALLRRPQIEQLSQHYQLEWPALPGLVAQAQAQAQATPSLLERLQATLSLPFAQSPQEGGVLDHLVTITTSLASPFLTTACHTLCPDRPPALGTRSKSVPELLVQARAQAPRESKPSPSCLEIPGAQDGEEETGGGRG, encoded by the exons ATGGTTGCCTGCTACCGAGGCTTCGAGAGTGTTGTGGCTCTGCTCAGCCGCTGCCCTTTCCTCGATGTGAACCAGCAGGATAAAGAAGGGGACACCGCCCTCATGCTGGCTGCCCAAGCAG GCCATGTGCCTCTGGTGAGTCTTCTGCTCAACTATTACCCGGGCCTGGACCTGGAGCGCCGAGACCAGCGGGGGCTAACAGCACTGATGAAGGCCGCTGTGCGGAACCGTTCGGAATGCGTGGCTGCCCTCCTCATGGCAG GTGCTGACCTGACAGCGGTGGATCCTCTTCGGGGCAAGACGGCCCTAGAGTGGGCACTGCTGACCGACAGCTTCGACACTGTGCAAAGGATCCGGGCGCTGCTGCGGCGCCCCCAAATAGAGCAGCTGAGCCAGCATTACCAGCTCGAGTGGCCAGCCTTGCCTGGGCTCGTGGctcaggcccaggcccaggcccaggccaccCCATCTCTCCTAGAGCGACTGCAGGCCACTTTGAGCCTCCCCTTTGCCCAGTCTCCTCAGGAGGGGGGTGTCCTGGACCATCTCGTGACCATCACGACCAGCCTGGCCAGTCCCTTCCTCACCACAGCCTGCCACACCCTGTGCCCTGACCGGCCACCTGCGCTGGGCACCCGAAGCAAGTCTGTGCCAGAGCTGCTAG TACAAGCCAGAGCCCAGGCGCCGAGAGAATCGAAGCCTAGCCCTTCCTGTCTGGAGATACCAGGAGCTcaggatggagaggaagagacgggaggaggaagagggtag